Genomic window (Mycolicibacterium smegmatis):
GCGGTGTCGGTGAACCCCGTCGACATCAAGCGCCGGCGCAGCCTGAGCCCGTCAACCGAACCCACCATCCTCGGGTTCGACGCCGCGGGCGTCGCGGAGGCCGTCGGCAGCGAGGTCACCACCCTGTCCGTCGGCGACGAGGTCTGGTACGCCGGTGACGTCAGCCGGCCCGGCACCAACGCCGACCTGCACGCCGTCGACGAGCGCATCGTCTCGCGCAAACCCCGCTCACTGTCGTTCCGGGACGCCGCCGCGTTGCCTCTCACCACCATCACCGCATGGGAGACGCTGTTCGAGCGGTTCAACCTCACCGCGGAATCCCAGGGCGACCTGCTGGTTCTCGGCGCCGCCGGTGGGGTCGGATCGGTCATGATCCAACTGGCCAAGAAGCTCACCGGGGTGCGGGTGATCGCGACCGCGAGCCGCGACGAGTCCCGGCAGTGGGCGCGCGACCTGGGCGCCGACGAGGTGATCGACCACCACGATCTGCGCGCACAGGCGCTCGACGTCGCGCCCGACGGTGTCGACTACCTGTTCACGCCGTTCTCGGCAGGCAACGTCGACGTGTTCGCCGACATCGTCCGGCCCTTCGGCCACATCACCGCCATCGACGAGCCGGAAGGCCTGGACCTGGTGGGCCTGAAGACGAAAAGCATTGCGTGGCATTGGGAGTTGATGTTCACGCGGCCGCTCACCGGTTACGACATCGCCGCGCAGCAACGGCTGCTCGCCGACGCCGCCGATCTGGTGGACCGCGGTGAACTGCGGACGACGCTGACCACGGCCATCGACGGCTTCACGGCGGCGAACCTGCGCGAGGCACACCGGATGGTCGAGTCCGGTCGCATGGTGGGCAAGGTGGTCGTTTCCCGCTGATCACGGCCGATCACAGTGCCGTTTAACGTCGATGACCGACCGTTGAGCGCAGCACTGCCGGGTTTCGGCGTCTGCCCAGCAGGCAATCCCCTATGTGACTCACATCTCAATTAGGTTCAGTGCGCGAGCCCGCCCACAGTTGACCTTCAGGAGTCACGGTGTCCGAAACCGACCTATCCCCCCGACGCGCGCCCACAAGTGCGCAATTCGTGGCCATGCAGGCCAGCCCCGAATTCAAGGAGCTGCGCAGCCGGCTGCGGCGCTTCGTGTTCCCCATGACGGCGTTCTTCCTGGTCTGGTACGCCATCTACGTCGCCCTGGGCGCCTTCGCCCACGACTTCATGGCAATCCAGGTGATCGGCAACATCAACGTCGGCCTGATCATCGGCCTGGGCCAGTTCCTGTCGACGTTCGTCATCACCGGTCTGTACGTCCGGTTCGCCAACCGGGAACTCGACCCGCGTGCGGCCGCCATCCGTGAGGAACTGGAAGGACCCGCGCAGTGAACGTGACCCTGCATGCCGCCGAGACCGTCGGCAACCCGGCAGCCAACATCGGCATCTTCAGCCTCTTCGTCGTCGTCACGCTTTTCGTGGTGATCCGCGCCAGCAAGCGCAACGCCACCGCCACCGAGTTCTTCACCGGCGGTCGCGGTTTCTCCGGCCCACAGAACGGCATCGCGATCGCCGGTGACTACCTGTCGGCGGCCAGCTTCCTCGGCATCGCGGGCGCCATCGCCGTCTACGGCTACGACGGCTTCCTGTACTCGATCGGCTTCCTGGTGGCGTGGCTTGTCGCCCTGCTGCTTGTCGCCGAATTGTTGCGCAACACAGGCAAATTCACGATGGCCGATGTGCTGAGCTTTCGGCTCAAGCAGCGCCCGGTCCGCATGGCGGCGGCCACCTCCACGCTGACGGTGTCGCTGTTCTACCTGCTGGCCCAGATGGCGGGCGCCGGTGGTCTGGTCGCACTGCTGCTCGACGTCAACAGCCGGTCCGGCCAGTCGCTGGTGATCGCCGTCGTCGGCGTCCTGATGATCGTCTACGTCCTGGTGGGCGGCATGAAGGGCACCACGTGGGTGCAGATCATCAAAGCCGTGCTGCTGATCGCGGGCGCCGGCCTCATGACGGTCATGGTGCTCGTGAAGTTCGGGATCAACCTCTCCGACATCCTCGGCTCCGCCCAGACCGCGATCTCGGAATCCACCACGCAGGGTGTCGCAAGCCGCGACGTGCTGGCCCCGGGTGCCCAGTACGGCGGATCGTTCACCTCGCAGATCAACTTCATCTCGCTGGCGCTGGCGCTCGTGCTCGGCACCGCGGGCCTGCCGCACGTGCTGATGCGGTTCTACACCGTGCCGACCGCCAAGGAAGCCCGCCGCTCGGTGGTGTGGGCGATCGCGCTGATCGGCGCCTTCTACCTGTTCACCCTGGTGCTGGGCTACGGTGCGGCGGCGCTCGTCGGACCCGACCGCATCCTCGGCGCGGCCGGTGGTGTGAACTCGGCGGCCCCGCTGCTGGCGTTCGAACTCGGCGGCGTGATCCTGCTCGGCATCATCTCCGCGGTCGCGTTCGCCACGATCCTCGCGGTGGTCGCGGGCCTGACCATCACGGCGTCGGCGTCGTTTGCCCACGACGTGTACGCCAGCGTGCTGAAGTCGCACAAGGTGACCGAGGACGAGCAGGTGCGGGTCTCGCGCATCACCGCGGTGGTGCTGGGCGTCCTCGCGATCGGTCTGGGCATCCTGGCCAACGGGCAGAACATCGCGTTCCTGGTGGCGCTGGCGTTCGCGGTCGCGGCCGCGGCCAACCTGCCGACCATCGTGTACTCGCTGTACTGGAAGCGGTTCAACACCCGCGGCGCCCTGTGGAGCATGTACGGCGGCCTGATCTCGACGATCGTGCTGATCGTGTTCTCCCCCGCGGTGTCGGGTTCGAAGACCGCGATGATCCCCGGCGCGGACTTCGACTTCTTCCCGCTGGCCAACCCGGGCATCGTGTCGATCCCGCTGGCGTTCATCCTGGGCATCGTCGGCACGCTGACCTCGCCGGATGACGAGGATCCCGCCATCGCCGCCGAGATGGAGGTCCGCTCGCTGACCGGTGTCGGCGCTGAAAAAGCAATTTCACACTGACATCACATCTACCGGACGCCGGGTGTGGGGATTAGGTCGACGACGCGCAAGCGTTGATCGGGTCGTGCCCCACACTCGGCGTTTCTCATTTGCCCTTCTGGCCTATGCCTTCGCGGCGATCATGGTCGGCACCACACTGCCGACCCCGATGTATGCGCTCTACGCCGAGCACATGAACTTCGCGGTGCTCACCACCACCGTCATCTACGCCACCTACGCCGGTGGCGTTCTGTTTGCGTTGCTGCTGTTCGGCCGCTGGTCGGACGCCATCGGCCGACGGCCCATGCTCTTGGCCGGTGTGGCGGCCGCGCTGATCAGCGCCGGGGTGTTCCTGATGGCCGACTCCGTCCCGGTGCTGCTGATCGGGCGGATCTTCTCGGGCCTGTCGGCGGGCATCTTCACCGGGACCGCGACCGCGGCCGTCATCGAGGCCGCACCGCCGGCCTGGCGCACCCGCGCCGCCGCGGTCGCCACCGTCGCCAACATCGGCGGCCTGGGCACCGGTCCGCTGCTCGCGGGTCTGCTGGTCGAATACGCACCCCGACCGTTGCACCTGTCGTTCGTCGTCCACATCGTGATGGCGGTGCTCGCCGGCGCCGCGGTGTTCGCCGTTCCGGAGACGTCGAGCAGGTCCGGCAGCATCGGCCTGCAGCGGCTCTCGGTGCCGCCCGAGGTGCGCACCGTGTTCGTCATCGCCGCCATCGCCGCGTTCGCCGGTTTCGCCGTCACGGGGATGTACACGGCGGTCGCACCGTCGTTTCTGTCCAACGTGATCGGCGTCGACAACCACGCCGTCGCCGGTGCGGTCGCCTGCTCGATCTTCGCGGCCTCGGCCGTCACACAGGTACTCGCCAACCGGGTCCAACCAGGGCGGGCCGTGGCCGTCGGCTGCGCGATCCTGATCGCCGGCATGCTCATTCTCACTGCGGCACTGCTGTTCTCGTCACTGCCCGCACTGATCGCCGCGGCCGTCGTGTCCGGCGTCGGGCAGGGTATGAGCTTCAGCCGGGGGTTGGCCGCGATCGCTGAGAAGACCCCGCCCGACCGTCGCGCCGAGGTGAGCTCGACCTATTTCGTCGTCGCCTACGTCGCGATCTCGCTGCCCGTGGTCGGTGAGGGGCTCTCGGCGCAACACTGGGGCCTGCGCCCCGCAGGCATCGCGTTCGCTCTTGCGGTCTGCGTGCTCGCGGTGATCTGTCTGGTGGCCATCCTGGTCGAGGAATCCCGGCAGAGACGCGCCGAGAGCGCGGAATTGAGTGCTTCTACCTAGAGACCCCATCGCCGACGCCCCATAGCGTTTGCTTCCATGACAGCAAACGCGATGACGGTGTTCCCCAGCCCGGCCGAGGTGGCGGCGAGCACTCCGCACGACCGTGACCGTGCCATCGACGTCATCCGCATCGTGAGCCTGGTGGGTGTGGTGCTGGGCCACACGATCATGGCGACCAGCACGATCCGCGACGACGTGTTCATCTGGAGCAACCTGCTCACGGCCTCGCCCGTGTTCCAGGCGCTGACCTGGGTGTTCCAGATCATGCCGCTGTTCTTCTTCGCCGGGGTCGCGGCGTGCGTGCAATCGTGGCGGCCCGGCACCGCGTGGGGCGGATGGCTGCTGCGCCGCTGCACGCGGTTGTACCGCCCGGTGTTCTACTACCTGGCGTTCTGGACCGCCACGCTGGTGGTGCTGCGCGCGATCCTCCCCGTGCACGTATACGAACCGATCGCGGGCATCTCGACACAGTTGTTGTGGTTCCTGGGCGCCTACGTCCTGGTGCTGGCCGCCGTGCCACTGCTCGCGCGCATCACCACCACCGGCCGGCTCGCCGCCGCGGTGCTCGGGACCTATGTGTTCATCGCGGCCGTCGACACCGTGCGGATCAACGCCGACGGCTACGCCACGCTGGGCTACCTCAACACCGTGGTGTGGCTGATCCCCGGCATGCTCGGTGTCGCCTACCGCCGGCGGTTGTTGTCCGCACGTGCGGCCCTGCGGATCGGCCTGGTCATGCTCAGTGTCAACCTGGCGCTGTTGTACTTCGGCCCTTATGAATTGAGCCTCGTCGGCATCGAGACCCAGCAGCTCAAGAACATGACACCGCCGTCACTGCTGCTGGCCGGGCACGCAATCATGCTGTGCGCGTTCGCGATCGCGCTGGCACCCGCGATCACCCGGTGGGCGCAACGGCCCCGCGTGTGGTGGCTCGCCGTGATCGGCAACTCCGGGGCGATGACGCTGTACCTGTGGCACATGCCGCTGCTGCTCGGCATGCACCTTGTGTTCGACTACGCCGGGTTCGACCGCTACGACCCGGCCTCACCCGGTTTCGTCGCGCTGTCGGTGGTGCAGATGGTGCTGATGACGGCTCTGGTCGGTATCGCGTTCGTGGCGCTGCGCCCGCTGGAGAACAACCCGCTGCCGCTGTGGGACGGCGGATCCGTGCCCACGCCGGGGATGCGCAGCCTGACGGTCGGACTGTTGCTGTGCACGGCAGGCGCGGCGACGCTGGCCTCGGTGGCGTGGGGCCTCAAAGACCAGGGGGTCTACTGCGTCGTCGTGATGATCGCGGCGCTTGTTCTTGCGCGTTGGCTCGCAAACCCTGCTGCGATCCGCTCCGCGGCAGTCGAATTGGCCTGAACTACCCGCTCTTACGCCGGAACTCGCGGCGGTTTTCGACGGGGCCGTGTGACCGTGGCTGGGTCCGTCCGGCGTCCTTGTGGTCGGCTCCGCCTGCCGCCTTGGCCTTCTTGCGCTCCAGCGCCTCCCGGAACTTGCGCTTGTTGTCGCTCTCGGGAGTCTCGTCGGTCATGCGCTCAGCCTAGACCGCTCAGCGCATGCCGGGCGGCATTCCGTACACGTGGGTGATGGGCAGGGTCATCAGCACGCGGCGGTCGTCGACCATGGCCTGCCGGAACTCATCCCAGTCGGGGTGTTCGCCGGAGATGTTGCGGTACAACGCGATCAACCCCTCGACGGTGTCGTCGTGGGTGGACGCGGCGGGCGGCGTGAGGATCGCGTCGCCCTCGGCGACCGCGTACGCCCACCCGTCGTCGGAACTGACGTGGATGGACGCGCGGGGATCGCGGCGCAGATTGCGCGTCTTGGCCCTGGGTTCGGTGATCGACACCTGGAAGGTCTGGGCCCGCGGATCGAAGTGGTAGGACACGTTGGACAGCTGTGGTCGCCCGTCCTGCTTGATCGTGGCCAGCACACCGAGTGAGTTGTTGCAGATCAATGCCAGCAGCTTGTCATCGAACACCTGACGCCCCATGTGACGAGACTACGTCGTTTCTCGGGAGGATCCCGCCGTCGCGCGCAGATCTTTACGATCGTCTCGATGGCGACGATCGACGGCAACACTCTCGAGGGGATCTCGGCGACCACGCCGTGGACGCTCCACCACCGAGCAAGCGGGGCCAAGCGCTCCAACGTGGTTCGTTTTCTGGCCCCGCTGCTCGCAGCGATCGTGACGTCGGCCGGGTGCGGTGCGCTGCCCACGGAGGTGACCGAGACGCCCGCCGCGGCCGAGGTCGAGGTGCTGCCCGAGGTGACCGTTCAGCGCTTCGAGTACGCCGCGGACAGCGAGCAGAACTGGGCCGACCTGTACCTGCCTGCCGGTCCGCAGCAGGTGGACTCGATCCCGCTGGTGGTCCTCATCCACGGCGGAGCGTGGCAGAGCAAGCTCGGCGCCGACGTGTTCGACGGCCTCGCCAGGGAACTCGCCGACCACGGTATGGCCGTCTACAACATCGAGTACCGCCGCGTCGGCTCCGGCGGCGGCTGGCCCACGACGTTCCACGACGTGGCCACCGCCCTCGACTACGTCACCGAGGTGGACAAGAGGTTCCCGCAGCTCACCGTCGACGACGAACTCGTCGTCGGGCACAGTGCGGGCGCGCAACTCGCGGTGTGGGCGGGCACCCGGCACAAGCTGCGTGACGACGAGGTCGGCTCGCACCCGTCGTTCCGGCCCACGCGCGTCGTCTCGCTGGCCGGGCCGCTGGACATGGTGTACGCGGCCGAGCACGGCGACCACCACATCGTGCGCGTGCTCGGCGGCCGCCCCACCGAGGTGCCGGACCGCTACACCTCGGTGGACCCGATCCAGAACATCGATCCCGAGGTGCCGGTGCTCGCCCTGCACGGGACCCGCGACACCGTCGTGTCGCCCGAGAATTCCAGGCGCTACGTCGCCGCGGTCAAACAGCAGGGCGGGCGCGCCGCGGTGAAGATGCTGACCGGCGAAAACCACACCTCGATCGTGTCGTTGCGCTCGCCCAGCCACGACGAGGTGCTGCGCGCGATCACCACGACCTCACAAACCGATTTGGACGACCTGCTGACCGAGTGACGGACTACGCTGACGTGCCATGACGCGCTATGCGGCCTTCCTGCGCGGGGTGAACGTCGGTGGCATCAACATCAAGATGGCCGAGCTGGCGCGCGTGCTCACCGATGCCGGATTCGACGACGTCCGCACCATCCTTGCAAGCGGGAATGTCCTGCTGGACAGCGCATCCGACGCGGACGGTGTGCGTGAGACCGCCGAGCGTGCACTGCGTGAGGCGTTCGGATACGAGGCGTGGGTGCTGGTCTACGACCTCGGGCAACTCGCCCGGATCTCGGCCGCGTACCCGTTCGAGCGCGAGGTCGAGGACCACCACTCGTACGTGACGTTCGTCAGTGACCCCGCCGTGCTCGACGAACTCGCCGCGCTGCCGCCCGGTCCGGGTGAGCAGGTGCGACGCGGTGACGGCGTGCTCTACTGGCAGGTGCCGCGCACCGCGACGCTGGACAGCGCGATCGGCAAGACCATGGGCAAGAAGCGATACAAGTCCTCGACCACCACCCGCAACCTGCGCACGCTCGACAAAGTGTTGCGCTGACCGGTTTCGGTACATTCGGGCAGGTGACGACCGATGCCACCGCACGCACCAGAGTCTCGCTGACCGGGGTCTCCGAAACCGCGCTGCTCACGCTGCAGGTTCGGGCGAACGAGGCGCGTCGCCCCGACGGACTCATCAAGGATCCCATGGCCGTGCAGCTCGTCGATTCGATCGACTTCGACTTCGCCAAGTTCGGCCACTCGCACCGCCAGGACATGGCGCTGCGGTCGCTGATCTTCGACCGCGCCACGAGCGACTACCTGCGGGATCATCCGAAGGCGACCGTGGTGGCGCTCGCCGAGGGGCTGCAGACCAGCTTCTACCGGCTCAACGAGGCCGGCGTCGGTGATCAGTTCTGCTGGCTCACGGTGGATCTGCCGCCGATGGTCGAGATCCGGAACAAGCTGCTGCCGCCGTCGGACCGGGTGCGCACGCGTGCGCAGTCGGCGCTCGACTACAGCTGGATGGACCAGGTCGACGACTCCGAGGGCGTGTTCATCACCGCCGAAGGGCTGCTGATGTACCTGCAGCCCGAGGAGTCCATGGGCCTGATCAAGGAATGCGCGCGGCGCTTCCCGGACGGCCAGATGATCTTCGACCTGCCGCCGTCGTGGTTCGCCGCGTGGGCGCGCAAGGGCATGCGCACATCGCGGCGCTACCGGGTGCCGCCGATGCCGTTCAGCCTCTCCCCGGCCGAGGTCGCCGACCTGGTGAACACCGTGCCCGGTGTGCGCGTGGTGCACGATCTGCCGTTCCCGCCGGCGCGCGGCAAGTTCATGCGCACCGTGGTGTGGGGCGTGC
Coding sequences:
- a CDS encoding class I SAM-dependent methyltransferase, which translates into the protein MTTDATARTRVSLTGVSETALLTLQVRANEARRPDGLIKDPMAVQLVDSIDFDFAKFGHSHRQDMALRSLIFDRATSDYLRDHPKATVVALAEGLQTSFYRLNEAGVGDQFCWLTVDLPPMVEIRNKLLPPSDRVRTRAQSALDYSWMDQVDDSEGVFITAEGLLMYLQPEESMGLIKECARRFPDGQMIFDLPPSWFAAWARKGMRTSRRYRVPPMPFSLSPAEVADLVNTVPGVRVVHDLPFPPARGKFMRTVVWGVQRLPLFDPIRPVMALLEFG
- a CDS encoding acyltransferase family protein, with translation MTANAMTVFPSPAEVAASTPHDRDRAIDVIRIVSLVGVVLGHTIMATSTIRDDVFIWSNLLTASPVFQALTWVFQIMPLFFFAGVAACVQSWRPGTAWGGWLLRRCTRLYRPVFYYLAFWTATLVVLRAILPVHVYEPIAGISTQLLWFLGAYVLVLAAVPLLARITTTGRLAAAVLGTYVFIAAVDTVRINADGYATLGYLNTVVWLIPGMLGVAYRRRLLSARAALRIGLVMLSVNLALLYFGPYELSLVGIETQQLKNMTPPSLLLAGHAIMLCAFAIALAPAITRWAQRPRVWWLAVIGNSGAMTLYLWHMPLLLGMHLVFDYAGFDRYDPASPGFVALSVVQMVLMTALVGIAFVALRPLENNPLPLWDGGSVPTPGMRSLTVGLLLCTAGAATLASVAWGLKDQGVYCVVVMIAALVLARWLANPAAIRSAAVELA
- a CDS encoding zinc-binding alcohol dehydrogenase family protein codes for the protein MPTMTAIGAFDALPIDDPNSLQDITIEVPELRPHDVLVRVEAVSVNPVDIKRRRSLSPSTEPTILGFDAAGVAEAVGSEVTTLSVGDEVWYAGDVSRPGTNADLHAVDERIVSRKPRSLSFRDAAALPLTTITAWETLFERFNLTAESQGDLLVLGAAGGVGSVMIQLAKKLTGVRVIATASRDESRQWARDLGADEVIDHHDLRAQALDVAPDGVDYLFTPFSAGNVDVFADIVRPFGHITAIDEPEGLDLVGLKTKSIAWHWELMFTRPLTGYDIAAQQRLLADAADLVDRGELRTTLTTAIDGFTAANLREAHRMVESGRMVGKVVVSR
- a CDS encoding alpha/beta hydrolase family protein gives rise to the protein MATIDGNTLEGISATTPWTLHHRASGAKRSNVVRFLAPLLAAIVTSAGCGALPTEVTETPAAAEVEVLPEVTVQRFEYAADSEQNWADLYLPAGPQQVDSIPLVVLIHGGAWQSKLGADVFDGLARELADHGMAVYNIEYRRVGSGGGWPTTFHDVATALDYVTEVDKRFPQLTVDDELVVGHSAGAQLAVWAGTRHKLRDDEVGSHPSFRPTRVVSLAGPLDMVYAAEHGDHHIVRVLGGRPTEVPDRYTSVDPIQNIDPEVPVLALHGTRDTVVSPENSRRYVAAVKQQGGRAAVKMLTGENHTSIVSLRSPSHDEVLRAITTTSQTDLDDLLTE
- a CDS encoding MFS transporter, which encodes MPHTRRFSFALLAYAFAAIMVGTTLPTPMYALYAEHMNFAVLTTTVIYATYAGGVLFALLLFGRWSDAIGRRPMLLAGVAAALISAGVFLMADSVPVLLIGRIFSGLSAGIFTGTATAAVIEAAPPAWRTRAAAVATVANIGGLGTGPLLAGLLVEYAPRPLHLSFVVHIVMAVLAGAAVFAVPETSSRSGSIGLQRLSVPPEVRTVFVIAAIAAFAGFAVTGMYTAVAPSFLSNVIGVDNHAVAGAVACSIFAASAVTQVLANRVQPGRAVAVGCAILIAGMLILTAALLFSSLPALIAAAVVSGVGQGMSFSRGLAAIAEKTPPDRRAEVSSTYFVVAYVAISLPVVGEGLSAQHWGLRPAGIAFALAVCVLAVICLVAILVEESRQRRAESAELSAST
- a CDS encoding PPOX class F420-dependent oxidoreductase: MGRQVFDDKLLALICNNSLGVLATIKQDGRPQLSNVSYHFDPRAQTFQVSITEPRAKTRNLRRDPRASIHVSSDDGWAYAVAEGDAILTPPAASTHDDTVEGLIALYRNISGEHPDWDEFRQAMVDDRRVLMTLPITHVYGMPPGMR
- a CDS encoding DUF5302 domain-containing protein, which translates into the protein MTDETPESDNKRKFREALERKKAKAAGGADHKDAGRTQPRSHGPVENRREFRRKSG
- a CDS encoding DUF485 domain-containing protein; protein product: MSETDLSPRRAPTSAQFVAMQASPEFKELRSRLRRFVFPMTAFFLVWYAIYVALGAFAHDFMAIQVIGNINVGLIIGLGQFLSTFVITGLYVRFANRELDPRAAAIREELEGPAQ
- a CDS encoding DUF1697 domain-containing protein, whose product is MTRYAAFLRGVNVGGINIKMAELARVLTDAGFDDVRTILASGNVLLDSASDADGVRETAERALREAFGYEAWVLVYDLGQLARISAAYPFEREVEDHHSYVTFVSDPAVLDELAALPPGPGEQVRRGDGVLYWQVPRTATLDSAIGKTMGKKRYKSSTTTRNLRTLDKVLR
- a CDS encoding solute symporter family protein; protein product: MNVTLHAAETVGNPAANIGIFSLFVVVTLFVVIRASKRNATATEFFTGGRGFSGPQNGIAIAGDYLSAASFLGIAGAIAVYGYDGFLYSIGFLVAWLVALLLVAELLRNTGKFTMADVLSFRLKQRPVRMAAATSTLTVSLFYLLAQMAGAGGLVALLLDVNSRSGQSLVIAVVGVLMIVYVLVGGMKGTTWVQIIKAVLLIAGAGLMTVMVLVKFGINLSDILGSAQTAISESTTQGVASRDVLAPGAQYGGSFTSQINFISLALALVLGTAGLPHVLMRFYTVPTAKEARRSVVWAIALIGAFYLFTLVLGYGAAALVGPDRILGAAGGVNSAAPLLAFELGGVILLGIISAVAFATILAVVAGLTITASASFAHDVYASVLKSHKVTEDEQVRVSRITAVVLGVLAIGLGILANGQNIAFLVALAFAVAAAANLPTIVYSLYWKRFNTRGALWSMYGGLISTIVLIVFSPAVSGSKTAMIPGADFDFFPLANPGIVSIPLAFILGIVGTLTSPDDEDPAIAAEMEVRSLTGVGAEKAISH